A window of Leptospira hartskeerlii contains these coding sequences:
- a CDS encoding nitrate reductase: MQNQETFQTTCPYCGVGCGLKVEKSGPLEISVSGDPDHPTNRGILCSKGMNLHYSVMDRTDRLLFPMMREDRFSPLKRASWDKALDLAAEKFKGFIREFGPDSVGFYVSGQLLTEEYYIINKLTKGFLGTNNIDTNSRLCMSSAVTGYKMAFGEDAVPVGYEDLDLADCFLVAGANPAWCHPIVFRRIEARKKENPNIKLIVVDPRRTESCEHADIHLQIDPGTDIYLFHAIARILIEKDWIDPKFIHDHTEGFEELKTKVFEISISKASEICGISSELIYKTAEYISKSKGFISLWAMGLNQSVVGVNKNLALINLSLLTGNIGKPGSGPFSLTGQSNAMGGREVGGLCNLLPAHRDLENPEHRKEVAKFWGVDSISETPGYSATEIFEKLASGKMKAIWIICTNPAVSLPDVRAAESGLRLAEFVVVQDISADSSVIPFADLVLPAAGWAEKKGTMTSSDRSISILPKILEPPGEARADSWIIQDFAKRMGFGPSFHYSDEEEIFLEHCRLTEGTKIDILGLDYEEIRKHRVIKWPYPQKGHFDNVRLFGDGKFYRKNEKARIHSVRSEDDSEKPDGDFPLVLTTGRIRDQWHTMTRTGKVRKLREHRPEPFLEIHPDDAYKYDVKDGMVVIVSSKRGSVRAKALLTESIKRGVVFLPMHWGRKNGTDIFRSNNLTSSASDPFSKQPGFKISAVRITPYKKPKEKILIVGGGTAAYAFLKQYRSLAPGDDITVMCREENPFYNRVLLPDYIGGEREFDDLMPTDPEEVKSWNLDLFPNKSVQMIYTEGKKVRDTEGTLYSYNKLVLAMGSSPVWPNKVPPEMQGVFSLRSKSDADRIKGFFVPKSHALIVGGGLLGLELAAALKGVGVQVTVLVRSDRLMSQKLDSVGADILKEEILARGIELIFECEISKIEGTERVSKVQLTNGNCIEPDGIIFAIGTKPNFEIAVKGGLDCSSGVVVDSFLRSSDPDVYCIGEIAEHKTGTYGNISAVDDQAKIAAQHLFGYAFNEYAGSLHAHILKIPGLELATIRLPDIPMEIPKDKREEFEEIIFLDRKKRFYKKCIIRNDRLVAAILIGDKSSFSRMKDWVSSGIELGDRRKHLLNDGEMMKPLQGKVVCSCNGVGEGNIREAIQDGERTLEAIGRRTGAGTGCGSCRLEITTILKGMLKEA, encoded by the coding sequence ATGCAAAACCAGGAAACCTTTCAGACCACCTGTCCTTATTGCGGGGTGGGTTGTGGCCTGAAGGTAGAAAAATCTGGGCCACTGGAGATTTCTGTCAGTGGGGATCCGGATCATCCTACAAACAGAGGGATACTTTGTTCAAAGGGGATGAATTTGCATTATTCTGTCATGGACAGAACGGATCGGCTTTTATTCCCAATGATGAGGGAGGATCGTTTTTCTCCTCTGAAAAGAGCAAGTTGGGATAAGGCATTGGACCTGGCGGCGGAAAAATTCAAAGGTTTTATTCGCGAATTCGGTCCCGACTCAGTAGGCTTTTATGTTTCGGGACAACTTTTGACGGAAGAATATTATATTATAAATAAGTTAACTAAGGGATTTTTAGGAACAAATAATATAGATACAAACTCAAGACTTTGTATGAGTTCTGCAGTCACAGGATATAAAATGGCATTCGGAGAAGATGCAGTTCCAGTCGGTTACGAAGATCTGGATCTTGCGGATTGCTTTTTGGTTGCGGGTGCAAATCCGGCTTGGTGTCATCCGATCGTATTCAGAAGAATTGAAGCGAGAAAAAAAGAAAATCCGAATATCAAATTGATTGTAGTGGATCCTCGCAGGACCGAGTCCTGCGAACATGCGGATATTCATTTGCAAATAGATCCAGGCACTGATATTTATTTATTTCACGCAATTGCAAGAATTCTAATAGAGAAGGATTGGATCGATCCTAAGTTCATCCACGATCATACGGAAGGTTTTGAAGAATTAAAAACAAAAGTTTTTGAGATTTCTATTTCAAAGGCGTCGGAGATCTGCGGGATTTCGTCTGAACTCATTTATAAAACCGCCGAATATATTTCTAAATCGAAAGGTTTTATCAGTCTATGGGCCATGGGTTTGAATCAAAGTGTGGTTGGAGTAAATAAAAATTTAGCTCTGATCAATCTTTCTCTCCTAACGGGTAATATCGGTAAACCTGGGTCCGGTCCATTCTCCTTAACCGGACAATCCAACGCTATGGGGGGAAGAGAAGTTGGCGGGCTATGTAATCTTCTTCCTGCTCATAGAGATCTGGAAAATCCGGAACATAGAAAGGAAGTAGCAAAATTTTGGGGAGTGGACTCTATCTCTGAAACTCCGGGTTATAGTGCTACAGAAATTTTTGAAAAGCTTGCTTCCGGAAAAATGAAAGCAATTTGGATCATTTGCACAAATCCTGCAGTAAGTCTACCCGATGTGAGGGCCGCAGAGTCAGGCCTTCGTTTGGCAGAGTTCGTCGTTGTTCAGGATATTTCCGCGGACTCAAGTGTAATTCCTTTTGCGGATCTTGTTTTGCCTGCCGCTGGTTGGGCGGAGAAGAAAGGTACTATGACAAGTTCCGATAGGAGTATTTCAATTCTTCCTAAAATTTTGGAACCTCCCGGAGAGGCGAGAGCTGATTCTTGGATCATACAAGATTTTGCAAAACGAATGGGATTTGGTCCTTCTTTTCATTATTCGGATGAAGAAGAGATCTTTCTAGAACATTGCAGATTAACCGAAGGAACTAAGATAGATATATTAGGTTTAGATTATGAAGAAATTCGTAAACATAGGGTTATAAAATGGCCTTACCCTCAAAAAGGACATTTTGATAATGTAAGATTATTCGGTGATGGAAAATTTTATCGTAAGAATGAAAAGGCAAGGATTCATTCAGTAAGATCCGAAGACGATTCCGAAAAACCGGACGGGGATTTTCCTTTGGTGCTCACAACTGGTAGGATCAGGGACCAATGGCATACAATGACTCGGACAGGTAAGGTTAGAAAATTAAGAGAGCATAGGCCTGAACCTTTTTTAGAGATCCATCCGGACGACGCTTACAAATACGATGTCAAAGACGGAATGGTGGTGATTGTTTCGAGTAAAAGAGGATCCGTTCGTGCGAAAGCGCTTCTAACCGAATCGATCAAGAGAGGTGTAGTGTTTTTGCCAATGCATTGGGGGAGAAAGAACGGCACTGATATATTCAGATCCAATAATCTTACAAGTTCCGCTTCCGATCCATTTTCCAAACAACCTGGCTTTAAAATTTCTGCGGTCCGTATTACTCCCTATAAAAAACCTAAGGAAAAAATACTCATCGTTGGCGGTGGAACAGCGGCTTACGCATTCTTAAAACAATATCGTAGTCTTGCTCCTGGAGACGATATCACCGTAATGTGTAGGGAAGAAAATCCGTTTTATAACCGCGTGCTTCTTCCGGATTATATCGGAGGGGAGAGGGAATTTGACGATCTGATGCCTACCGATCCAGAAGAGGTCAAGTCCTGGAATTTGGATCTATTTCCGAATAAATCGGTTCAGATGATCTACACGGAAGGAAAAAAGGTCCGTGATACGGAAGGAACATTATATTCTTATAATAAATTAGTTCTTGCAATGGGTAGTTCTCCCGTCTGGCCTAATAAGGTTCCTCCCGAGATGCAGGGAGTATTTAGTTTAAGAAGTAAATCAGATGCGGATCGTATCAAAGGTTTTTTTGTCCCAAAATCCCACGCGTTGATCGTTGGCGGAGGACTATTAGGATTGGAACTTGCTGCTGCTTTAAAAGGTGTTGGTGTGCAAGTAACCGTCCTAGTTCGATCCGATCGTTTAATGTCTCAAAAATTGGACTCAGTCGGAGCAGATATCTTAAAAGAGGAAATTCTTGCTCGAGGAATAGAATTAATATTCGAATGCGAAATTTCTAAAATAGAAGGAACAGAAAGAGTCTCTAAAGTCCAACTTACGAACGGAAATTGTATAGAACCGGATGGGATCATTTTTGCGATCGGAACTAAACCAAATTTTGAGATCGCTGTAAAGGGCGGATTGGATTGTAGTAGCGGCGTAGTAGTGGACTCTTTTTTGAGATCGAGCGATCCGGATGTATACTGCATCGGTGAAATTGCAGAGCATAAAACTGGGACATACGGAAATATTTCCGCAGTGGATGACCAAGCAAAGATCGCGGCCCAACATTTATTCGGTTATGCGTTTAACGAATATGCCGGCTCCTTGCACGCACATATCTTAAAGATCCCTGGGTTAGAACTTGCAACGATCAGACTTCCGGATATTCCTATGGAAATCCCCAAGGATAAAAGAGAAGAATTCGAAGAGATTATATTCTTAGATCGTAAAAAACGTTTTTATAAAAAATGCATTATCCGAAACGACAGATTGGTCGCTGCGATACTCATCGGAGATAAATCTTCTTTTAGTCGAATGAAAGACTGGGTTTCCTCCGGGATAGAATTGGGAGATCGTAGGAAACATCTGCTGAATGATGGAGAGATGATGAAACCTCTCCAGGGAAAAGTGGTCTGTTCCTGCAATGGAGTAGGTGAGGGTAATATCAGAGAAGCCATCCAGGATGGAGAAAGGACCCTGGAGGCTATTGGAAGAAGGACCGGAGCCGGAACAGGATGCGGAAGTTGCCGTTTGGAAATAACCACTATCCTGAAGGGTATGTTAAAGGAAGCCTAA